The Hordeum vulgare subsp. vulgare chromosome 7H, MorexV3_pseudomolecules_assembly, whole genome shotgun sequence DNA window GCGCCCCCCCGCCCGGCCTTGCCGCCCCCTGCGCCCACGCGCAGCCCGTCCTATCTGAACCGCTGCCACTGCTGCGTCGCTCGCTTCCAGCCGCCGGCGCCGGGCGCCAAGCGACGTCCACTCCGTCCCCTCCGCTCCCTCTGGCGCGTCGTCCTCCTCTGTTCTGAATGTATCTCCCTCCTTCGCTCTGGCGCCGTCTGCTCCTACTGCCTCTCCCCCGACAACCTCTCGCACGAGGACTCGGCCACATGCCGCAGCTGCAACCACTGCGTCCACCACCACTGCATCCCTGCCGAGCACCGTACTGCCATGATCCAGCCTGTAGATTTGGAGAATTTCGTCTGCGTCGATTGCTGCCCCACAGTGAAGGTGGGTGGCAAGAAATACGTTCCTAATCTGGAGTTGGTCACCAGGGAGCCTAGTTCTGCAGTTCGGAGGAAGGGGGAGCCTGTCGCCGCTGCTAAGTTGAATTCGCCAAggaaggtggtggaggaggtgaggCCAGCTTGGAAGGATGCGATGGCCCTCGTCCCTGTTGGTGAGGGGTCAGAGAGCAAGGGTCCCTGTGATCCGGAGCTGCCAGATGAGGCATTGGCTCTGCAGCTGCATTTGGCTATCAACGGGTCACCGAGGATTTCACGTTCTGGCAGTGCATCTCTATTTGTCTCGGCTGGACAGGGCAAGAGGCAGAACGGATTGGTTTATGGGAGGAAGGTGGTCAATGAGGATCTGGGGCTTTGTGTAACCAATATGATGGATCATCTGGACTATCTCGAGACCAGTGAAGAGATGGGAAGCAACTGGAATGCTAGTCAGGCTTTAGGATCTGACCCCACAGTCCCTGTGGTTCTTGCACTGGAGTGTAAAGGTAAACCCCCTCAGGAGAGTACGAGAGGTAAAAGGAAAGGTCCTCCCGCGACTAATCAACATAATAGTTTGGTGGAGTATAAGGTGGATCGGTATAAgaagaagtatagcaagaggaaATCAAGTAAGCAGACATATGTTGAAAGCACTGGAAACAAGACCTTGCCCAatggaaaggacatggatgttggTGAAGGTGGTGAGGGCATAACTCCTATGACATAGACCGCCGTTTCTTTTTGGAGGTACGAAGAATTTTTGCACTGTTTGTAACTAtagttatatactccctccgtccggaattacttgatGCACAAATAGATAAAAATGGAtgcatctagaactaaaatacatccagatacatccattcctatgacaagtatttccggacggagggagtattcgcTTCCAGTAACTGTATCCTTTGCTGTCCTCTACATTGTTGTTCAGTTGTAGGCAAACAGCATCTACTACTTTGTTGGTAGCCAAAGCATAAATTATTTATTTGCTATTGAAAAGGCATGTACGCTTCAAAATGCCATTGCAAATATGGTGCGCCGATGCTAGCTAAATGAACTAGGAATTCATACTGTTCAGTAGTTGACTGGTTTGTGTGGTTGGTATATTTGTCCATATCAAGATATGCAAGAAAGCTTAGTATCTAAAAACCGAAGCAGTAAGCAGACCCTCATTTTGGAGGAACCCTTAGTCAGGTAGAATTTTGTGCTGCCTGATGCTCCGTCTAACAGTGAATCAGTTAGGACACGCCTGTACACTCATACATGTAAGAAAGCTAAGCTCCCTTGTGTCTCTGGCTCCTTAGCTCCCTGTCCGTTTATTTTCATAGAGCGGTGATCATTTTTGCATTTGTTGAACCTATTCCTCTTCAGCTGTTTGGGGAGCAAGCCCATCTGAAAATGATTTACCACTTCTAGCGTAACTGATGAGTAGAGTGTTTCGGTTACTGGAAGGGAATAGTGGCATTGCTTTTGTTGTATGTACCTGCATTCCCATTTTGTTGGTCATCTACCTCAGGTGTTGTGGATTTTAGTGTGTTTCATTAGTGCACCGGTAGTTCGAATGCAATAGAATTGCCATCAAGAAGGCCAAGGTCATGATCGTATCACAAGAGGAGATTGTTGGAAGGTTCTTGCATCAGTAGATAAATGGATGCGTGAGAGTCTTGTGGGAAATATTATTATAAAAGGATGTCTAAGATCAAAAGATGTTGGTTCCATAGGAGTTCATGTTGTGTTAGGAAAAGTCAAGGATAAGCATGTGCTGCTTAAGGATGTCATTTATCTATGTTTGAGCCAGGCAAGAAGAATTGATCTATTCTCACCCAATTATTTGCTCATGTAGCCTAGGCCTATACAATCACAACCAATGCCTACTAGTACCTTCAGCATTGTAGTTATACAAATCATGTTCCACAACATCCAGTCAAATATGTGCTGCATAATTGGATTGACTACCGGTAGAGTGAAATAATCAAATACAAATATCATTATCACAAAAAATGATGATTATGTCACACCTGGATTTCTATTACCACTAGTAAGTTGCCGGTGCCATGCTTCAGTACAAAAAAAATGTAACTAACATTAAATTTTATACTTGACTCGACCAAACTCAGTCTTTTAAATAtgtttagttgagttatatgtttgtGCAGTGCAATTTAGGACAATAGACTGGCCTGACGTTTGTAGGAGAGGAGTGTTGACTCTCTTGAATGGGAGTTGGGAGCGTGTGCAGTGCAACAGTCGCAGTTTACCCAAACCACATTCGATCTTGATAAGCTGAAATCCAACGACTCCATCTTCTTCAACCTCCAACTTCCTTCCTCGATTTTGGTGGCTACGACAGTTGCAAGTCTAGTAGCGCGGCCTTGAGATAATGATGAGGAACAAtagaaagaaggaaaataaaaataaaatcaaaagtcAAATCCATTTGATGACTACTAGATACTTCTACTCGAGTCTAGTATTTGTTTGTTTTCTTAGCTTTAGCTGCTGTTTGCTAGAGTCTTCTAGCTATGAGTAGAATGTGAAATCTTAAGTAATGCTTTCTAGAGTGTTCTAGCTATAAGTAGAAGTTGAGGTGTGAAGGTTTCCCAAAGCCTATAAATATAGGTCCTCACTCTAGTTTGTAAGCATACCGTGTATCTCACTACATGTAATCGAACTTGGTGTTCTGATCTTGGGCAAGATCTTGTGCTCTAGGAGTTTTGGATTGAACTCCTGCTGCCATATCGGCCTATTCGCTTCTAGAGCGGCATCTAGCACAACATGTTGAAGTAGGTCCTTCAACACAAGCGATGTTCACTTTGTAGCAGCAAGGTGTAGTTGTTTCTCCACAACCTTGGTGCTGTGTCAGATAAGGTCATCCATCTACCCCCCCTCCATACCCCCCACCGTAACCGTAAGTGGAACCTTCCATAAGCTACAATTCCTCCGCTCCACTGTTGTCGTCGCGTCTTTATTAGTATGAATGATTTATTAAGTTCTTCTGTTAGTATGTTGATTAACCCTGTAAGTATTGTGTTCAGAAAGAtagtcaagtattcaacgatattGCTCACAGTATTATCAGGCATTTTAGTGTTTGAACAGTTGCATGCACTACTAGAGATTACAGTTGACATTGCTGTTAAATCTTCGTAAGGTGATAGGAACCTCTGCTATGTTCTTTTTTTACCCTTTGATGTTGCAGTCACACCAATGGAACTTCTTGTGATTTAACAGGTAATTCGCGATCACAGAGTTTGCATCCAGCAATACAGGATTGAAGCTAGCAACTTGTTGGTGGCTTTGATAGCAACTACAATCAAAGTTATAGGTACGTTCGGACAAATGAGATGCTTCATGAAGGAATCAGTAGTAGCAGTACTTCATACCAGCTACATGCCATCAACAACCAATAACATATTAAAATTGTGCTAGCTGGTTTTTACTGCTTACATGGTTCAGCAACATTAATTGTTGAAGACAGTGGTGACTGGTGAGGCATGAGCGGATTTTTTGGGTTGAGATGAACTTTTTGTGGCTGTGAATTAGCAAATAGAAACGAAGTTATAGGATGTTTTGACAAATGAGATGCTTCATGAAGGAGTCAACAGTAGCAGTACTTCATGCCAGCTACATGCAACCAGCAACATATTAAAATTTTAGTGTCTTGTTTTCTTACAAGTGATTACATGGTTGAAACATTAAATGTTGAAGATACCAGTGAGGCATTCATGGAACTGTGGGTTGAGATGAGCTTTTAAGCATTGGAGTTCTGCTTGTAGATGGTGCTAAAATTATGTGACATTGTATGTTTATTAAGCATTGGAGTTCACTACAGATGATTTCTGTTGGAATGTAGTTtctattatgaaaatagaaattaCATTGTGGTAGGAATTCTTTTAAACTAATTTTAGGAGTACTTGGCATGGCGTAAAACTTAAGAAGCCATATTCGTAATAAACTTGAAACATAGAAATATATAGCGCACACATGCTAATAGCACCAAGCAAAGCTAGAGATAATGCACAAATAGTATATAGGCGGGAAATATCATCAGGCCCCTTTTACTTCTGTTAGTTATACCCTTTCTTTCAAGCTAATTCTCATGAAAACAATGTATGTACGCAGCAATCACTTTGTGCACGTGATTTTACTGAGAAGTTGCTATGGTTATCTCAACTAGGGTGGCCATTCAGTTTGACACGATATTTTGGCTATTTATGTTTTCTATAGACACCAACCAAAATTGTCATGAATTTCGTCGACACCCTTCACCATACTCCATAATATTTTGATTAGAATATAAGATCGAATAAAACATCATATCACATGGATACAAGTATAGACCAAATGATGTACTGACCATGTTTTGATTGCAATGAAACATTTTCAATGCACTGACTTGACTAGCTGATTACTGAACCCATGCTGGAACCAAATTAAGCACTGACCATGCTTAAAGGCACCAAGCAAGATGGTAGGCATATGTCACTTATTTGCATGTGGTGGACTAGTGGCAGCGTGCTGGTGGCTAGAAAATAGAGCCCTGGAGAATGGAATGGGAAGAGGAGGATTGCAAAGGGATTGAGCGCAGATTCAGATGAGGACACCGCTCGTCACCCTCCCCGATGGGTATCTGGGCACTAAGTGCTTAGCAGTCTGGAACGTGTGCAATGATTGATAAAACACCTTGGTGACAAGGCTTTGGCTCGAAGGTGAAGGGAATAATATTGCCACTCACAACTTGGTGCACTACATGGAGTTATTTTGGTGCATTTATTTGCGCTTGTGGGGCACTTGCTGTGCTATACGTCTTAGCCCACGCGGCCACATCCACCCACGGCcttgcacccctctcactgatagAACTCGTCCTCTGTCACAGGTGTATGTGAACCAGTTCGCACATGACCAGCTAGAATGTAAGACGGACTAGTGCttaagaaaaaaaaagaattttGTAGCTGTTTGCATGTGGACCGTCCTTGTTGTAGAGAGGGCCTTCTGGTGGATGTGACattgcacaacaacaacaaagcctttaggacGTGTTTGGTTGCTTGCATGTTTTTCTGCCACATACTTGTCCCAAGTGAGCCTGGTTGAGCTAATGCAGGCAAAAACCAATATCTACATGTTGATTGGTTGCCCGCATCCCCTCTCCCTGCATTGTAGCAACGACTCTACACACTGTATTTGGTTGCTCGCTTGCATGTTTGGCTGTGCTCATACTAATGCACGTTGTTTGCTTACATACAGGCAGAGAGGTGCAGTTATCTTGTACCCTACATGGCGAGCTTATCAGCTACACCTTACACACGATTAGACCGATCCCCAAAGTTCAAAAAAGCACCGGGCGTTAATTATGCGTTTGACCACGTACTTGCACTTTTCTAGCTTTGGCGTGATTAGGCACAATTAGTCGCAATTATGCGTTATTACACAATTGTACGAATATGGGCAACAAAGAGCAGTTTGCCATAAAAAATGCTAGAATCTAAACTGTAGGTATAATTATAACCTTGTTCTCTCTCCAATATGTTGCCCCTCCCTCTTTGTGTGTTGTCCTCTGACCCTCTCCCTCCAGTGCATTGGGCAGCAGCTACATACATCATAGAGAAAAGAGAAGATGACAAGATGTTAGGAGCAAACAAGTTGTCATATATGTAAATTGTAAAAAGAAGCTTATCTAGTTGGCTCATAGCCTTCTCCCTTTCCTAGCTTCTCCGAATTGAATAATCAAtcaaagcaaactagcaaagtagcaAACATGCAATGGAAGAGGCAGATCATATCACAACTTCACAAGCAAGCATATTACAtaacaaatactccctctgtacctaaatacttctagttggggagaactagtctagttctccccaactacaattatttaggtacacagGGAGTAAAAATCTTAAACTTGCTTAGTTCTACCAAACCAAAGTACCATGACCACGATCCATGGTAGTCTCACCACCCCATCAGTCTCTTACATAACAAATAACAAACAAAAGACAAATGCATGAATGCAAATGCATGATAACTTGATCACTTGATGGCATTATGCCAACCATCATGCAATGATCACTAGCTCAATGCCTCTCAATTATCCTCGTACTCAATCTCACCTTTATCCAccatctcatcatcaccatcgGACTCAAACTCCTCAAGGTCTCTCACTCTTGCACTCCTACGAAGTTGGAGTTGCTCTTGTGCTCCCATTGCTTCACCAAGTAGATGCCATGATATCCCCGTACCTGGATGGACATCCCCATCTTTCTCATCAAGAGAAACAACACATGCATGATCATCCCATCCTTCAATAGAAATCCTTGAGCTTTGGTAGCATCGGTGTTGATGAGCACATCCCATTTCTTCTTCTCCAGGAGCTTTTGTTTCCTAGACAACATTCTATTATTGAACCTTAGTAGCAAGCCTATTTCTTCTCTTGGTATGTACCTATATTAAACAGCACACGAGCATATAAGAAAAAAGATGAGAGGAGACAAAAATGAGAGGAGAGATATACCGATTCAAATGCACTCCAGTTTCTTTCACAACCAGAAGAGCTAGAGGTCAGAGAGAGGATTCTCATAGCCATTTCTTTCAAATTTGGTGTGTCTCCTCCATAAAGCTTCCACCAACCAACTAGAAATtggacaatagcagcaacaaggcggtagcagcagcggcggcagcagcagcagcagcagcagcagcggcggcagcaagatagcagtagcagcacTGCAGCAGCAAACAGATAGCaatagcagcaagcaagcaacaagaaGTAGGGGCAGGAGCAAGCAAGTATACCAGGGATGTAGCTTCTATTTTCACATGCTTTTGCAAGCCTCTTTACGAAAGATCCTTCTATTTTCACATGCTTCTGCAAGCCTCTTTTCGAAAGATCCTTCTTTGTTTTCATATTTTAGAAACTCGTCATTGACAGCAACCATGCAAGTATCATGATCATTTGCAAAGTATTGTTTAGCACACTCCTGGGATCCTTTATTTGCAGTGGTGGGATCCTTTATTTGCAGTGGTAAAGATGGAGCTATCCGCATAACTGTAGTGTGGGTTCAACACATATGCGGCCATATGGTGAAGAATCAAGCCTTCCATTCATCTTCTTGTCAACAGTGGCCATAGTATCTTTGTAGTTCCTCTCCAAGTTGTTAAACGCCTCCTTCATCTCCCTCTTTGCATTCACCAACTCTCCATACAGCCAAGCCATTGATGGCTTACTATCCCCATCAACCAAACGAAGAACTCTCACCGATGGCTCAAACACCTTTATGGATAGGAGGACACCTTTCCAAAAGATAGCATCCATCACCGTTGTCGCTGCATCCTTGCCTTTCTTTGTTTTCACACGACTCATCTCTTCCCAAGCTCTTTCAACCACCATCCACCTTaaggcatctttcttctccaacaCTTTGCAAAGTGAGAAAAGCAGAA harbors:
- the LOC123412968 gene encoding uncharacterized protein LOC123412968, yielding MVQSAPSSPTATATATAVPDADHPTPPSRLLSKHRPRRRAAPPRPALPPPAPTRSPSYLNRCHCCVARFQPPAPGAKRRPLRPLRSLWRVVLLCSECISLLRSGAVCSYCLSPDNLSHEDSATCRSCNHCVHHHCIPAEHRTAMIQPVDLENFVCVDCCPTVKVGGKKYVPNLELVTREPSSAVRRKGEPVAAAKLNSPRKVVEEVRPAWKDAMALVPVGEGSESKGPCDPELPDEALALQLHLAINGSPRISRSGSASLFVSAGQGKRQNGLVYGRKVVNEDLGLCVTNMMDHLDYLETSEEMGSNWNASQALGSDPTVPVVLALECKGKPPQESTRGKRKGPPATNQHNSLVEYKVDRYKKKYSKRKSSKQTYVESTGNKTLPNGKDMDVGEGGEGITPMT